Proteins encoded by one window of Salvia splendens isolate huo1 chromosome 14, SspV2, whole genome shotgun sequence:
- the LOC121764930 gene encoding uncharacterized protein LOC121764930 isoform X1, which produces MVGVSTWLRYIGTKFDYSVSVARMSYLQGQIADKEILDTIWKNFSNGRLTFLHWNKGEEMDPVIGTQGGTLLVRKLPAPNPVSVHVGDVVVMKDPEDSANYLIRRLAAVEGYEMASKDAEDEPFVLDKDQCWVLADNEKLKPKEAYDSRIFGPVTMSNIVGRAIYCLRNAVDHGPVKNSEYSTTTDSPVLEVELDVDEMLKNHKA; this is translated from the exons ATGGTTGGGGTATCAACATGGCTCCGCTACATTGGAACCAAATTTGATTATTCTGTCTCCGTCGCGCGGATG TCCTATCTACAAGGTCAAATTGCTGACAAGGAAATACTTGATACCATATGGAAGAACTTTTCCAATGGAAGGTTGACATTCTTGCATTGGAATAAAGGAGAAGAGATGGACCCAGTAATTGGGACTCAGGGTGGAACTCTTCTTGTTCGGAAACTTCCTGCTCCAAATCCTGT GAGCGTGCATGTTGGAGATGTGGTAGTAATGAAGGATCCTGAAGACTCGGCCAATTATCTCATAAGGAGGTTAGCTGCAGTCGAAGGATATGAAATGGCATCTAAAGATGCGGAAGATGAACCTTTTGTCCTTGATAAAGATCAATGTTGGGTATTAGCTGACAATGAAAAATTGAAACCAAAG GAAGCCTATGATAGTCGAATTTTTGGTCCGGTTACCATGTCGAACATAGTTGGTCGGGCCATTTATTGTCTAAGGAATGCTGTGGATCATGGACCTGTCAAGAATAG TGAATATAGCACGACAACAGATTCGCCTGTTCTAGAAGTGGAACTAGATGTTGATGAGATGCTTAAGAACCATAAAGCATAG
- the LOC121764930 gene encoding uncharacterized protein LOC121764930 isoform X2, with amino-acid sequence MQSYLQGQIADKEILDTIWKNFSNGRLTFLHWNKGEEMDPVIGTQGGTLLVRKLPAPNPVSVHVGDVVVMKDPEDSANYLIRRLAAVEGYEMASKDAEDEPFVLDKDQCWVLADNEKLKPKEAYDSRIFGPVTMSNIVGRAIYCLRNAVDHGPVKNSEYSTTTDSPVLEVELDVDEMLKNHKA; translated from the exons ATGCAGTCCTATCTACAAGGTCAAATTGCTGACAAGGAAATACTTGATACCATATGGAAGAACTTTTCCAATGGAAGGTTGACATTCTTGCATTGGAATAAAGGAGAAGAGATGGACCCAGTAATTGGGACTCAGGGTGGAACTCTTCTTGTTCGGAAACTTCCTGCTCCAAATCCTGT GAGCGTGCATGTTGGAGATGTGGTAGTAATGAAGGATCCTGAAGACTCGGCCAATTATCTCATAAGGAGGTTAGCTGCAGTCGAAGGATATGAAATGGCATCTAAAGATGCGGAAGATGAACCTTTTGTCCTTGATAAAGATCAATGTTGGGTATTAGCTGACAATGAAAAATTGAAACCAAAG GAAGCCTATGATAGTCGAATTTTTGGTCCGGTTACCATGTCGAACATAGTTGGTCGGGCCATTTATTGTCTAAGGAATGCTGTGGATCATGGACCTGTCAAGAATAG TGAATATAGCACGACAACAGATTCGCCTGTTCTAGAAGTGGAACTAGATGTTGATGAGATGCTTAAGAACCATAAAGCATAG